One stretch of Chitinophaga pendula DNA includes these proteins:
- a CDS encoding transglutaminase-like domain-containing protein, translated as MHETREINALFHLLDDPDQEVFDTVASKILLFGKDIIPNLEHLWETTIDESIQERIELLIHRVHYQDLQVAVRQWGRSESPELLQGAILAARYQFPDLQSAQIMVEIERIKRNIWLELNNYLTPLEQVNVLNSMIYNYFGLKGEEISYLRKNQFFINQVMESKKGNPLTNGIIFQSLCAMLDLPVYAVNIPRQYILAYFDSFIDFDVPGSEDEARILFFVDPIQGQIYSHQDVETYLKRVSVPSIPAYYKPQSNQRIIQTLLEELSKCFQEDKDAYKQDELQNLANLLST; from the coding sequence ATGCACGAAACAAGAGAGATAAACGCCTTATTCCATTTGCTGGACGATCCGGACCAGGAAGTGTTTGATACCGTAGCCAGTAAGATCCTCCTTTTTGGGAAAGACATTATCCCCAATCTCGAACATCTCTGGGAAACAACCATAGACGAATCCATACAGGAAAGAATAGAACTCCTCATACATCGCGTACACTACCAGGACCTCCAGGTAGCCGTCCGCCAATGGGGCCGCTCCGAATCACCCGAACTCCTTCAGGGAGCCATCCTCGCCGCCAGATACCAGTTCCCCGACCTCCAATCCGCACAGATCATGGTCGAAATAGAACGCATCAAACGCAATATCTGGCTCGAACTCAATAACTACCTCACCCCACTGGAACAGGTCAACGTACTCAATAGCATGATCTATAACTACTTCGGCCTCAAAGGCGAAGAGATCTCCTATCTGCGCAAAAACCAGTTCTTTATCAACCAGGTCATGGAATCCAAAAAAGGAAACCCCCTGACCAATGGCATCATCTTCCAAAGCCTCTGCGCCATGCTCGATCTCCCCGTATATGCCGTCAACATTCCCCGGCAATATATACTGGCCTACTTCGACTCCTTCATCGACTTCGATGTGCCTGGCTCAGAAGATGAAGCCCGCATCCTCTTCTTCGTAGACCCCATTCAGGGCCAGATCTACTCCCACCAGGATGTAGAAACTTACCTGAAAAGAGTATCCGTACCCTCCATACCGGCCTACTATAAACCACAATCCAACCAACGCATCATACAAACCCTGCTGGAAGAACTCTCCAAATGTTTCCAGGAAGATAAAGATGCCTACAAACAAGACGAACTGCAGAATCTCGCCAACCTCCTCTCTACCTGA
- a CDS encoding carboxy terminal-processing peptidase, which produces MKVIIPALLLTISAGVLAFSKLGHADDPPGKYEVIMNLVGQVLKEGHYQPKPIDDAFSKAVFTKYLKDLDSEKKFFLKKDVDSLDALSTHIDDELKGAPVECFTAINGVIKRRIAEAAAIYPAILNQPFDFTKDDKVVLDPDKLDYPGSEDARKDAWYKVLKYRTLEKLTDLQDIRDKEKEKAKAGTTPKTDVQLEVEARAKVKQIYDRYFDRLKNKQDDNERFSMYVNAITTTMDPHTDFFPPVEKRYFEEQMSGKFFGIGAQLREEDGKIKIVSIVTGSPSWKQGQLKANDVIIKVAEKGKEPLDITGYAVDDAVKVIRGAKGSTVILTVRSVDGTVKDVPIVRDEIVLDETFAKSAIIQGKHKIGYIYLPEFYADFQDRNGARSGDDVAKEIQKLKAEQVEGIILDLRFNGGGSLQDVVQMAGLFIPEGPVVQVRSRGGENVVLRDRDKNVQYDGPLAIMVNEFSASASEIMAAAMQDYKRAVIIGSPTTYGKGTVQRMLNLDDLLPGKLADLGSLGALKLTVQKFYRANGGSTQLKGVSSDIVLPDPYYEVAERKDKDALAWDEIPKASYTPWHSPVNVDALKKNSTQRVNSSEAFKMVNENINTLKSIEKKESYSLNMQTFKAEQKANAAALKKYDVANEKIKELSISNLKIDLDKLGADSAKIARNKDWIKFRSKDIYLDEAVNVMNDLINMSGPHLNNKAGNR; this is translated from the coding sequence ATGAAAGTGATTATACCGGCCCTATTGCTAACTATATCTGCCGGCGTGCTGGCTTTTAGTAAGCTGGGTCATGCGGACGATCCTCCCGGCAAATACGAGGTGATCATGAACCTGGTAGGCCAGGTGTTGAAGGAGGGACATTATCAGCCAAAACCCATCGATGATGCCTTTTCAAAAGCTGTTTTTACGAAATATTTGAAGGACCTGGACTCGGAGAAGAAGTTTTTCCTGAAGAAGGATGTAGATAGTCTGGATGCATTGTCCACTCATATTGACGATGAGTTGAAGGGAGCACCGGTGGAATGTTTTACGGCTATCAACGGTGTTATCAAGCGCCGGATAGCGGAGGCGGCAGCTATCTATCCTGCTATTCTGAACCAGCCATTTGACTTTACGAAGGATGATAAGGTGGTGTTAGACCCTGACAAGCTGGATTATCCTGGGAGTGAGGATGCGCGTAAGGATGCCTGGTACAAGGTGCTGAAGTATCGTACACTGGAGAAGCTGACCGACCTGCAGGATATCCGTGATAAGGAAAAGGAAAAGGCGAAAGCGGGGACAACCCCTAAAACGGACGTGCAGCTGGAAGTGGAGGCCCGTGCGAAGGTGAAGCAGATATACGACCGTTACTTTGATCGTTTGAAGAACAAACAGGATGATAACGAACGTTTTAGCATGTACGTAAATGCTATTACTACTACGATGGACCCTCATACGGACTTTTTCCCACCGGTGGAGAAACGTTATTTCGAGGAGCAGATGTCTGGTAAATTCTTTGGTATAGGTGCACAACTGCGGGAAGAAGACGGTAAGATCAAGATCGTAAGTATTGTAACGGGAAGTCCCAGCTGGAAGCAAGGTCAGCTGAAGGCGAATGATGTGATCATTAAGGTAGCAGAGAAAGGGAAGGAGCCATTGGATATTACCGGTTATGCGGTAGATGATGCGGTAAAAGTGATCCGCGGTGCGAAGGGATCTACGGTGATATTGACGGTAAGAAGTGTGGATGGTACGGTGAAGGATGTGCCTATTGTACGTGACGAGATCGTATTGGATGAAACTTTTGCCAAATCGGCTATTATACAAGGAAAACACAAGATCGGTTATATCTACCTGCCGGAGTTTTATGCTGATTTCCAGGACAGGAATGGCGCCCGTTCCGGTGATGATGTAGCTAAAGAGATACAGAAGCTGAAAGCGGAGCAGGTGGAAGGTATTATTCTGGACCTTCGCTTTAACGGTGGTGGTTCTTTGCAGGATGTGGTGCAGATGGCAGGTCTCTTTATCCCAGAAGGCCCGGTGGTACAGGTGAGATCCCGTGGTGGCGAGAACGTGGTATTGCGTGATCGTGATAAGAATGTGCAGTATGATGGTCCGCTGGCGATTATGGTGAATGAGTTCAGTGCTTCGGCCTCTGAGATCATGGCAGCTGCTATGCAGGATTATAAACGTGCGGTGATCATCGGTAGTCCGACCACTTATGGTAAGGGTACTGTGCAGCGTATGCTGAACCTGGATGACCTGTTGCCCGGCAAGCTGGCTGACCTGGGGAGCCTGGGGGCTTTGAAACTGACCGTACAGAAGTTTTATCGTGCGAATGGAGGTTCTACGCAGCTGAAAGGCGTGTCTTCCGATATCGTATTACCAGACCCTTATTATGAAGTGGCTGAGCGTAAGGACAAGGATGCACTGGCCTGGGATGAGATCCCGAAGGCATCTTATACACCCTGGCATAGTCCGGTGAATGTAGATGCATTGAAAAAGAACAGTACACAACGTGTGAATAGTAGTGAGGCGTTCAAGATGGTGAATGAGAATATCAACACTTTGAAGAGCATTGAGAAGAAGGAATCTTATTCTTTGAATATGCAGACTTTTAAGGCGGAGCAGAAAGCAAATGCTGCTGCATTGAAGAAGTATGATGTGGCGAATGAGAAGATCAAGGAACTGAGTATTTCCAACCTGAAGATTGATTTGGACAAGTTGGGAGCAGATTCTGCCAAGATTGCGAGGAATAAGGATTGGATCAAGTTCAGGTCCAAGGATATCTACCTGGATGAGGCGGTGAATGTGATGAATGATTTGATCAATATGTCCGGGCCACACCTGAACAACAAAGCAGGTAACAGATAG
- a CDS encoding PQQ-dependent sugar dehydrogenase, protein MFVLLTGPFVSQANGPVDPEKTVTPTAAPPYEAKLQLITDRILSPVALGVPRDGTGRIFICQKEGKVWIIQGGKMLTTPFLDVSNEMVKINPGYDERGLLGIAFHPQFKSNHKFYVYYSVPSSQKGSNHKSRIAEFTVSAGNGNVADVQSKRIVMEFEQPESNHNGGDIVFGPDGYLYIASGDGGGGGDKHGTIGNGQDLNTLLGKILRIDVNGVPYKVPRDNPFAGKEGVKPEIWAYGLRNPWRISFDRGTQRLFAGDVGQNKYEEVDIIVKGGNYGWRIMEGYHDFKVPAGADKRKLIAPIDEYDHDLGISITGGYVYRGKALPALKGKYVYGDYNGKTWVLVQHGNKWQREDLQLSGRPSQSLQILSWGEDEAGELYMLTSSSTSNGFVGAIYKLVK, encoded by the coding sequence ATGTTCGTTTTGCTGACCGGACCGTTTGTCAGCCAGGCCAATGGACCCGTTGATCCTGAGAAAACAGTTACACCTACTGCTGCACCACCTTACGAAGCGAAGTTGCAGCTGATCACTGATCGTATATTGTCTCCCGTTGCGTTGGGGGTACCGCGGGATGGTACGGGGCGAATATTTATTTGCCAGAAGGAAGGGAAGGTATGGATCATACAGGGAGGTAAGATGCTGACGACCCCTTTCCTGGATGTTAGTAATGAGATGGTGAAGATCAACCCTGGTTATGATGAGCGAGGGTTGTTAGGTATTGCATTTCATCCGCAGTTCAAGAGCAATCACAAGTTTTATGTGTACTACAGTGTGCCTTCTTCGCAGAAGGGGAGTAATCACAAGAGCCGTATTGCGGAGTTCACGGTATCTGCCGGTAATGGGAATGTGGCGGATGTACAATCCAAACGTATTGTAATGGAATTTGAGCAGCCGGAGTCTAACCATAACGGAGGGGATATTGTGTTTGGTCCGGACGGTTATCTGTATATCGCCAGCGGAGACGGTGGCGGTGGTGGTGACAAACACGGTACGATCGGCAATGGGCAGGATCTTAACACTTTGCTAGGTAAGATATTGCGTATTGACGTTAACGGTGTGCCGTATAAGGTGCCCCGTGATAATCCATTTGCAGGAAAGGAAGGGGTGAAGCCGGAGATATGGGCTTATGGGTTGCGTAATCCCTGGCGGATATCTTTTGACCGGGGTACCCAGCGATTGTTTGCCGGTGATGTAGGGCAGAACAAGTATGAGGAAGTGGATATTATCGTGAAAGGAGGTAATTATGGCTGGCGGATCATGGAGGGATACCATGATTTTAAGGTGCCGGCGGGTGCTGATAAGCGTAAACTGATCGCTCCTATTGATGAATATGACCATGACCTGGGTATCAGTATTACCGGAGGGTATGTGTATAGGGGGAAGGCATTGCCGGCGTTGAAGGGGAAGTATGTATATGGGGATTATAACGGTAAGACCTGGGTGCTGGTGCAGCATGGGAATAAATGGCAGCGGGAGGATCTGCAGTTGAGTGGTCGTCCTTCTCAAAGTCTGCAGATACTGAGTTGGGGGGAAGATGAGGCTGGTGAGTTGTATATGCTGACGAGTTCTTCTACCAGTAATGGTTTTGTGGGAGCTATATATAAGCTAGTGAAGTAG
- a CDS encoding RagB/SusD family nutrient uptake outer membrane protein, with product MKSIIKQLTLSIGMIATLGACSKKLDIVPEGAPTTGNFWKTEKDAVSAANSLYEKFDDENFYGRGYWWFINASDDMVTGRIKAEGDNIKNFNRGFIGGSYTEGQWQLRYIVIKRANDIITKVPGITMNEALKKRILGEAYFFSGLMYFELAYTYGDARAGVPLVDRNNMSSDKPLPRSENVNKVYEYVEKELLQAVDLLPYFDQYQGPDYGRPHKTAAYAFLSKMFLYKKDYANAEKYADMVMQSGKHKLLDNFADVFTIANNWSSEYIWSAYGTASGPNGWGSILPGVMLDYKGWDLYNGWGYYMPTKELYDTYLPGDKRREATILKPGDKFVYFGKEKVFDKPQSLSGYQFRKYMEPFTYADGARLSKNGDHPTTDLNVPLLRYAEVILIKAEAKLMQGKNADAEINMIRRRAGLVEITGADMKELKLQRRCELAGEWANRHVDLVRWGDAKAAYGQPLHGADGKVVWPARDFDPAIHHVWPVPQSEIISSGGIVKQNAGW from the coding sequence ATGAAAAGCATTATAAAGCAACTGACCCTGTCGATCGGCATGATAGCTACGCTGGGTGCTTGCAGCAAAAAACTGGATATAGTACCGGAAGGCGCTCCTACTACCGGTAACTTCTGGAAGACGGAGAAGGACGCGGTATCTGCGGCGAACAGCTTGTATGAGAAATTTGATGATGAGAACTTTTACGGTCGTGGTTACTGGTGGTTCATCAATGCCAGCGATGATATGGTGACGGGCAGGATCAAGGCGGAAGGTGATAACATCAAAAACTTCAACCGTGGTTTCATCGGGGGGTCTTATACCGAAGGTCAGTGGCAGCTACGTTATATTGTGATCAAACGTGCGAATGATATCATCACCAAGGTGCCTGGTATTACGATGAATGAGGCGCTGAAAAAGCGTATCCTCGGAGAGGCTTATTTCTTCAGTGGTCTGATGTACTTTGAGCTGGCCTATACTTATGGTGATGCCCGTGCGGGAGTACCGCTAGTAGACCGTAACAATATGAGCAGTGACAAACCACTTCCCCGTTCTGAGAATGTGAACAAGGTGTATGAGTATGTGGAGAAGGAATTGTTGCAGGCTGTGGATTTGTTACCTTATTTCGACCAGTACCAGGGACCTGACTATGGCCGTCCGCATAAGACAGCTGCATATGCTTTCCTGAGTAAGATGTTCCTTTATAAGAAGGATTATGCCAATGCGGAGAAGTATGCGGACATGGTGATGCAGAGCGGTAAACATAAGCTGCTGGATAACTTTGCAGACGTATTTACTATTGCCAACAACTGGAGCAGCGAGTATATCTGGTCGGCTTACGGTACGGCATCCGGGCCTAACGGTTGGGGTAGCATATTGCCCGGTGTGATGCTGGACTATAAAGGATGGGACCTTTATAATGGCTGGGGTTATTACATGCCTACAAAGGAGTTGTATGATACGTATCTGCCCGGTGATAAACGTCGGGAAGCGACGATCCTGAAGCCTGGTGACAAGTTTGTATATTTCGGTAAGGAAAAGGTGTTTGATAAGCCGCAGAGCTTATCCGGATACCAGTTCCGTAAATACATGGAGCCATTTACCTATGCTGACGGTGCGAGACTTAGTAAGAACGGGGATCACCCTACGACGGATCTGAATGTACCGTTGCTGCGTTATGCGGAGGTGATACTGATCAAGGCGGAGGCTAAACTGATGCAAGGGAAAAATGCGGATGCGGAGATCAACATGATCCGCCGTCGTGCGGGGCTGGTAGAGATAACTGGTGCAGACATGAAGGAGCTGAAGTTACAACGTCGTTGTGAGCTGGCAGGAGAGTGGGCTAACCGCCATGTGGACCTGGTGCGTTGGGGAGATGCAAAGGCTGCTTACGGACAACCGTTGCACGGTGCAGATGGTAAGGTGGTATGGCCAGCGCGTGACTTTGATCCTGCTATACATCATGTATGGCCGGTACCGCAGAGCGAGATCATCAGCAGTGGTGGTATCGTAAAACAAAATGCAGGCTGGTAA
- a CDS encoding SusC/RagA family TonB-linked outer membrane protein — translation MQRTPQSFFMRVNRKKLAVSLSLLMATSVATALPLSAQVLQQEVSRLDITSGHLSAALRQLEASTGIRLAYDEAALRKVRVAKTSYRTRTVEDILHDLLQSSSLKYEERSKTILIFDSADESVEYKNQLADKITITGKVTDKNGPLPGASIMIKGTAQGTSTDGKGDFRISTDSRSELTLVVSMLGYKTQEITVGVERSFNIVMEESTVSLNQLVVIGYGTQKRSTVSGAVADVQLDKIGSRSLNDLAEALQGKAPGVIVQNQGGDPTSVPKVYIRGLGGINGEGPLYVVDGAIYTGGPINPNDIESINVLKDASAAIYGARASGGVVLITTKKGKQGATTVTADVKLGFQQAAKKLQTLNAKEFADVMNQAADAAGKPRQDAFDPAKYPDGQITRTNWLDEIFRTGKIQDYNVNVNGGNDKSRYYMALGYRKGDGILLNTYSERFSFRMNSDVQVKPWLKIGENMSYTYTNGNGANTTSPYAGAIFAALGYPRNITPYQPDGSYSGMPEGISKAYSDLANPVALLQRVDLKNPVNNININPYIEVKPIKDLLFRSNFVITKSFTDTKNFTPRFPEIGKPNLSNELSYRTSNYSEYLTEQTLTYNHNFNGHNLTALAGYTYQQREGDFLTVIASGFEDERMEYRYLMNGSIFNNPVPSSGKDKWALESYLGRVSYDYKGRYLLSVLGRRDGTSRVGKANRYANYYAVTGGWVLTEEPWLRNNGWLYYAKIRGSYGLLGNLGSLPANAININMRRTQSYMGKDPQTVTGYAEDAISNPNIKWAQSRQVNIGADLGFFENRLNVIADYFIKTTEDMLFQTSPTATQGVSNGAWKNAGTFRDRGIELGINYNSAANKEFQYGVGVTLTKINNKLLSLTESVSSINYPGVNVRSTLAPIYSQVGSPLYSYYVIRTNGIFKTQEEVDNYKNAAGQKIQPKAKPGDIRFVDRSGNGSIGNEDREIVGSPYPGFTYGFSFNASYKGFDLNIAAQGVQGNKLFNALKYTNLNTSVGANFNLLRDILNAWSPSNPNSNIPRITADDSNNNYGNASDWYIEDGSYLRIKNVTLGYTVPASVLKHAGIKGLRVYVTGGNLLTFTKYKGFDPEVGMDEFGIDKGRYPQARSVLFGLNVNF, via the coding sequence ATGCAACGCACACCACAATCGTTTTTTATGCGTGTTAACAGAAAGAAGCTGGCAGTGTCATTGTCACTGCTGATGGCTACTTCTGTTGCGACTGCGCTGCCGCTTTCGGCGCAGGTGTTACAACAAGAGGTATCGAGGCTGGACATTACCAGCGGGCATTTATCGGCTGCCTTACGACAGCTGGAAGCCAGCACCGGTATCAGGCTGGCGTATGATGAAGCGGCTCTCCGTAAGGTGCGGGTGGCGAAGACCAGTTACCGTACGCGTACGGTAGAAGACATTTTGCATGATCTTTTGCAATCGTCTTCGCTTAAATATGAGGAGCGCTCAAAGACCATCCTGATCTTCGACAGTGCGGATGAGAGCGTGGAGTACAAAAATCAGCTCGCTGACAAGATCACTATTACCGGTAAGGTGACTGATAAAAACGGTCCGTTGCCAGGCGCCAGTATTATGATCAAAGGCACTGCACAAGGTACCAGCACAGACGGTAAAGGAGATTTCCGTATCAGCACGGACTCCCGTAGTGAGCTGACGCTGGTAGTAAGTATGTTAGGTTACAAAACCCAGGAGATCACCGTAGGTGTTGAACGCAGTTTTAACATTGTGATGGAAGAGAGCACGGTGAGTCTGAACCAGCTGGTGGTAATTGGTTATGGTACACAGAAACGTTCTACTGTGAGTGGTGCAGTGGCAGATGTGCAGTTGGATAAGATCGGTTCCCGATCATTAAACGATCTGGCAGAAGCGCTGCAAGGTAAGGCACCCGGAGTGATCGTACAGAACCAGGGTGGTGATCCGACCTCTGTGCCCAAAGTATATATACGTGGTCTGGGAGGTATCAACGGTGAAGGGCCTTTGTATGTGGTAGACGGAGCGATCTACACTGGTGGTCCGATCAATCCGAATGATATAGAATCTATCAACGTACTGAAAGATGCTTCTGCTGCTATTTATGGTGCGAGAGCATCCGGCGGGGTGGTATTGATCACTACCAAAAAAGGAAAACAAGGTGCTACGACGGTAACGGCTGATGTGAAGCTCGGTTTTCAGCAAGCGGCCAAGAAGTTGCAGACCCTTAACGCCAAAGAGTTTGCCGATGTGATGAACCAGGCCGCTGATGCTGCCGGTAAGCCACGTCAGGATGCGTTTGATCCTGCTAAATATCCTGATGGACAGATCACCCGTACTAACTGGCTGGATGAGATCTTCCGTACCGGTAAGATACAGGACTACAACGTTAACGTGAATGGTGGTAATGATAAATCCAGGTATTATATGGCACTGGGATATCGCAAAGGCGATGGTATCCTGCTCAATACTTACAGTGAGCGTTTCTCTTTCCGTATGAACTCCGACGTACAGGTGAAGCCCTGGCTGAAGATCGGTGAGAACATGTCTTATACCTATACTAACGGTAACGGTGCTAATACTACCAGTCCTTATGCCGGTGCTATTTTTGCTGCATTGGGATATCCCCGTAATATCACGCCTTATCAGCCGGATGGCAGCTACAGCGGTATGCCGGAAGGTATTTCCAAAGCATATAGCGACCTGGCCAACCCGGTGGCGCTGCTGCAACGTGTGGACTTAAAGAACCCGGTTAACAATATCAACATCAATCCTTACATAGAGGTAAAACCTATTAAGGACCTATTGTTCCGTTCCAACTTTGTCATCACTAAATCTTTTACTGACACCAAGAACTTTACACCCAGATTCCCGGAGATCGGTAAGCCTAACCTGAGCAATGAGTTAAGCTATCGTACTTCTAACTATTCTGAATACCTGACTGAGCAGACGCTGACCTACAATCATAACTTCAACGGTCACAACCTGACCGCCTTGGCTGGTTATACTTATCAGCAGCGTGAGGGTGATTTCCTGACGGTGATAGCCAGTGGTTTTGAAGATGAGCGTATGGAGTATCGTTACCTGATGAATGGTAGCATCTTTAACAACCCGGTGCCTTCCAGCGGCAAAGACAAATGGGCGCTGGAGTCTTACCTGGGACGTGTGAGTTATGATTATAAAGGCCGTTACCTATTGTCCGTACTGGGACGCCGGGATGGTACCTCGAGGGTAGGTAAAGCTAACCGTTATGCGAACTATTATGCCGTGACCGGTGGATGGGTATTGACGGAAGAGCCATGGCTGCGTAACAATGGCTGGTTGTATTATGCCAAGATCCGTGGTAGCTATGGTCTGTTAGGTAACCTAGGAAGTTTGCCCGCCAATGCTATCAATATCAACATGCGTCGTACGCAGTCTTATATGGGTAAAGACCCGCAGACGGTTACCGGTTATGCAGAGGATGCGATCTCTAATCCGAACATCAAGTGGGCACAATCCCGCCAGGTGAACATTGGTGCTGACCTGGGTTTCTTTGAGAACAGGCTGAACGTGATCGCTGACTATTTTATCAAAACTACAGAGGATATGTTATTCCAGACCAGCCCTACGGCTACGCAAGGTGTGAGCAACGGTGCCTGGAAGAATGCCGGTACTTTCCGCGATAGAGGTATTGAGTTGGGAATAAACTATAACAGTGCAGCTAACAAGGAATTCCAATACGGTGTAGGTGTAACATTGACGAAGATCAACAACAAGCTGTTATCGCTGACGGAGTCTGTTTCCAGCATCAACTATCCAGGTGTGAACGTACGTAGTACGCTGGCGCCTATTTATTCTCAGGTAGGTAGTCCGCTCTATTCTTACTATGTGATCCGTACCAACGGTATCTTCAAGACGCAGGAAGAAGTGGATAACTACAAGAATGCTGCTGGACAGAAGATACAGCCTAAAGCGAAACCCGGAGATATCCGTTTCGTAGACAGGAGCGGTAACGGTTCTATCGGTAATGAAGATCGCGAGATCGTAGGTAGTCCTTATCCTGGTTTTACTTATGGATTCAGCTTTAATGCCAGCTATAAAGGTTTTGATCTGAACATTGCTGCACAAGGTGTACAAGGAAACAAGCTATTCAATGCGTTGAAATATACCAACTTGAATACCAGTGTGGGAGCTAACTTCAACCTGTTGCGTGACATCCTGAATGCCTGGTCTCCCAGCAATCCTAACAGCAACATTCCCCGTATCACTGCGGATGACAGCAACAACAACTACGGTAATGCCTCTGATTGGTATATAGAAGACGGTTCTTACCTGCGTATCAAGAACGTAACGCTCGGTTATACCGTGCCTGCCAGCGTTCTGAAACATGCCGGTATTAAAGGGCTGCGTGTATATGTAACAGGTGGTAACCTGCTGACCTTTACCAAATACAAAGGATTTGATCCTGAAGTAGGGATGGATGAATTTGGTATTGACAAGGGACGTTATCCGCAGGCGAGAAGTGTATTGTTTGGTCTGAATGTGAACTTCTAA
- a CDS encoding FecR family protein, protein MDSTTLSQLLGKYRQQRCTEAELQLLYRWLDAVDAHSQEQLAFTDEERQQVKAVMLARILQRPVPVRRSGGLLRKWLQAAAVLLLIGTAVYFLLGRTKTTVHGERWVTQQTGAGQTLRMILPDSSVVVLAPNTTIQYADAYGVRVRALRLERGKAFFDTRSDISHPFTVTAQGITTTVLGTSFTVENMAAERVCRVSVATGKVKVASKARAYGELLPGKRFTVQAQDDLVMEDEVSVAEDVAWTKGELVLRNANLGQLVQLLEREYAVKVTTKLDMKAGSYTLRVPANTSLEELLVILRRISYQPKLHFTHKAAVLTIY, encoded by the coding sequence ATGGACAGCACCACACTTTCACAATTACTGGGGAAATACAGACAGCAGCGATGTACGGAGGCGGAGCTGCAATTGCTTTATCGCTGGCTGGATGCTGTAGATGCGCATAGTCAGGAGCAGCTTGCTTTTACTGATGAGGAGCGTCAGCAGGTGAAGGCGGTGATGCTGGCGCGTATATTACAACGGCCGGTGCCGGTGCGCAGGAGTGGCGGATTGCTTCGTAAGTGGCTGCAGGCGGCGGCTGTGTTGCTGCTGATTGGTACGGCAGTTTATTTCCTGTTGGGCAGGACAAAAACTACGGTACACGGTGAACGTTGGGTGACGCAGCAGACCGGTGCGGGGCAGACCCTGCGAATGATACTACCGGATAGTTCGGTGGTGGTGCTGGCGCCTAATACTACTATACAATATGCTGATGCTTATGGTGTGCGCGTTCGTGCATTACGCCTGGAACGGGGGAAGGCCTTCTTTGATACCCGTTCTGATATATCCCATCCATTTACGGTAACGGCGCAAGGTATTACGACTACTGTACTCGGTACATCCTTTACTGTTGAGAACATGGCGGCTGAGCGAGTATGCCGTGTGTCGGTGGCTACAGGTAAGGTGAAGGTAGCGAGCAAGGCACGCGCCTATGGCGAATTGTTGCCAGGCAAGCGATTTACGGTGCAGGCGCAGGATGATCTGGTGATGGAAGATGAGGTTTCTGTGGCGGAAGACGTGGCCTGGACAAAAGGGGAGCTGGTGTTACGCAATGCCAACCTGGGTCAGCTGGTACAGTTGCTGGAGCGTGAATACGCGGTGAAGGTGACGACCAAGCTGGATATGAAAGCCGGCAGTTATACGCTGCGGGTGCCTGCTAATACTTCATTGGAGGAGTTACTAGTTATTCTGCGACGTATCAGTTATCAACCTAAGTTACACTTTACTCACAAGGCTGCTGTACTGACTATCTACTAA
- a CDS encoding RNA polymerase sigma factor translates to MHQVTEHTLWGQLKAGDEAAFRELFDLYWEELLSYAYHITRDMPQAQDTVQGLFIHLWEKHDSLPAVVSIAGYLKTALKNRLLNAIRDEQLYQDHVELFVQVVNEGDHSLLEQLQAKDTEQELLRTIDMLPGKMKDVFYLHRIESLTVAEIAQRTGASEQTIRNQLNTALHRIKAQWGYGVVIVVVWWLYQ, encoded by the coding sequence ATGCATCAAGTTACCGAGCACACTTTATGGGGACAGTTAAAGGCCGGGGACGAGGCTGCGTTCCGGGAACTATTTGATCTGTACTGGGAGGAACTATTATCCTATGCCTATCATATCACGAGGGACATGCCGCAGGCGCAGGATACTGTGCAAGGTTTATTCATTCACCTATGGGAAAAGCATGATAGTTTACCTGCGGTAGTTAGTATTGCCGGTTATCTGAAGACGGCATTAAAGAACCGGTTGCTGAATGCTATCCGGGATGAGCAGTTGTACCAGGATCACGTGGAGTTGTTCGTGCAGGTGGTGAATGAGGGGGATCATTCGTTGCTGGAGCAGTTGCAGGCCAAGGATACGGAGCAGGAGTTGCTGCGTACTATTGACATGTTGCCCGGTAAGATGAAGGATGTATTTTACCTGCATAGGATAGAATCGTTGACGGTGGCGGAGATTGCGCAGCGTACCGGTGCTTCTGAGCAGACGATCCGCAATCAGCTGAATACGGCGCTGCATCGTATCAAAGCGCAATGGGGATATGGTGTGGTGATCGTTGTGGTATGGTGGTTATATCAATAA